The following are encoded in a window of Lactobacillus panisapium genomic DNA:
- a CDS encoding APC family permease, translating to MNTNEKANDKLGFWSIVLLAINSIIGSGIFLTPGSVVTQAGSKSLIVYLIAAIFAAILAISFSAAAKYVTKSGASYAYTKAAFGENVGFYVGILRYFSASVAWGVMAVGVIKSTISIFGGNPDSVLNVTIGFLVLMLIISVINLFGQKFVKLVMNLATAGKLFALVLIIVAGVVLLITTGASHNLTMVDQITQNGHRIVPTLTTTGFVMAVVSAFYAFTGFESVASGSDDMQEPEKNLPKAIPLAIFIIAAIYIGVVAVALMLNPKALMTTKQVVAISAIFNNEILRDVILVGALVSMLGINVASSFNAPRILEAMARENQLPSSLTKRTKRNFPVRTFFISEALAILVPLAFQYNMVNLITLSAMVRFLGFMIVPLAVICFYFGKNKEPILPAPKNIWTDIIVPLLSIALVIFLLVKYNWQAQFGIIENGKVVGVNWYAIFMMVFGFIILPLLMFWFSRWQKNKQ from the coding sequence ATGAACACAAATGAGAAGGCAAATGACAAGTTAGGCTTTTGGTCGATTGTACTTTTAGCAATTAACTCAATTATTGGTTCCGGTATTTTTTTAACTCCCGGAAGTGTTGTTACTCAGGCAGGCAGCAAGTCTTTGATTGTTTACTTAATTGCAGCAATTTTTGCGGCGATTTTGGCCATTTCATTTTCGGCTGCGGCCAAATATGTGACTAAGTCTGGTGCTTCGTATGCGTACACAAAGGCTGCTTTTGGTGAAAATGTTGGCTTTTATGTCGGCATTCTGCGCTATTTTTCCGCTAGTGTTGCTTGGGGAGTAATGGCAGTAGGTGTGATTAAGTCAACGATTTCTATCTTCGGTGGTAATCCAGACAGCGTATTAAATGTAACCATTGGCTTTTTGGTTTTAATGTTAATAATTTCAGTGATTAACTTATTTGGTCAAAAATTTGTCAAGTTGGTAATGAACCTCGCGACAGCAGGAAAGCTGTTTGCATTAGTGCTAATTATTGTCGCTGGCGTAGTACTTTTGATTACGACGGGGGCGTCACACAACTTAACAATGGTTGACCAAATCACGCAAAATGGCCACAGAATTGTTCCGACACTGACAACCACAGGTTTTGTGATGGCTGTTGTTTCTGCTTTTTACGCTTTTACCGGTTTTGAATCGGTGGCTTCTGGGTCTGATGATATGCAGGAGCCAGAAAAGAACCTGCCTAAGGCTATTCCGCTGGCAATTTTTATTATTGCTGCAATTTATATTGGGGTAGTGGCTGTTGCTTTGATGCTAAATCCGAAAGCATTGATGACGACTAAACAGGTAGTAGCAATCAGTGCAATTTTTAATAATGAAATCTTGCGCGATGTAATCTTGGTAGGAGCATTAGTATCAATGCTGGGCATCAATGTGGCCTCAAGCTTTAATGCACCCCGGATTTTAGAAGCGATGGCGCGTGAAAATCAGTTGCCTTCTTCACTCACGAAAAGAACCAAAAGAAACTTTCCTGTTAGAACCTTCTTTATTTCTGAGGCTTTAGCAATCTTAGTTCCACTTGCTTTTCAATATAATATGGTAAATTTGATTACACTGAGTGCAATGGTGCGGTTTCTAGGCTTTATGATTGTGCCCCTAGCGGTCATTTGTTTTTACTTTGGTAAGAACAAGGAACCAATTTTGCCAGCGCCAAAGAACATTTGGACAGACATCATCGTACCGCTTTTATCGATTGCTTTAGTCATTTTTCTATTAGTGAAGTACAATTGGCAAGCACAATTTGGCATTATTGAAAATGGCAAAGTCGTTGGTGTCAATTGGTACGCGATATTCATGATGGTGTTTGGCTTTATCATTTTGCCATTGTTGATGTTTTGGTTTTCACGGTGGCAAAAAAATAAGCAGTAA
- a CDS encoding gamma-glutamyl-gamma-aminobutyrate hydrolase family protein, producing MTKPIIGIAGSEMIDTEGLFLGYRRSYINEDYVDSVVQNGGVPYVIPFTGNDDVVKAQMEHVQGLILSGGHDVDPHLYGEELKPNIGEIWPARDHFDMLLLKLAEEMGKPVLGICRGAQIINVAHGGSLYQDVAYRKEQTLKHDQQHTPDLPTHGMKVKEGSVLAQTLGKTEFMVNSFHHQLINKVAPDLIEVAHASDGVIEGLENKAGNVLAVQWHPEMLHKNPDTKFQNNLFKFVIENAK from the coding sequence ATGACAAAACCGATTATTGGAATTGCTGGCTCGGAAATGATTGATACTGAGGGCCTTTTTCTCGGGTATCGCCGTAGCTATATTAATGAAGATTACGTTGATTCAGTGGTTCAAAATGGTGGTGTGCCATATGTTATTCCGTTTACTGGCAATGATGATGTAGTTAAAGCACAAATGGAACATGTTCAAGGGTTGATTTTATCTGGTGGGCATGATGTCGATCCGCACCTATACGGTGAAGAACTCAAGCCTAATATTGGTGAAATTTGGCCCGCCCGTGATCATTTTGATATGCTTCTTTTAAAGTTGGCCGAAGAAATGGGTAAGCCGGTGTTGGGAATCTGTCGGGGTGCGCAAATTATTAATGTTGCTCATGGTGGCAGCCTGTATCAAGATGTGGCTTACCGCAAAGAACAGACGCTCAAGCATGATCAACAGCATACGCCAGATTTGCCAACGCATGGAATGAAAGTAAAAGAGGGAAGTGTACTTGCTCAAACATTAGGCAAGACAGAATTTATGGTAAATTCTTTCCATCATCAGCTAATTAATAAGGTCGCACCGGACTTAATTGAAGTTGCCCATGCAAGTGATGGTGTTATTGAGGGCTTGGAAAACAAGGCTGGCAATGTTTTGGCTGTTCAATGGCATCCAGAAATGCTTCACAAAAATCCAGATACTAAATTCCAAAATAATTTGTTTAAGTTCGTTATTGAGAATGCAAAGTAA
- a CDS encoding ASCH domain-containing protein, with the protein MKQEVKEFWRNFCQKHNWDESTKFDAWSFGTDKNGLADKVNRGIKTATTFAYEFYEDRPLPQVGELSVILDEAGKPVCVVREKVVEIVPYNQISAEHAYHEGDGTYKNWRQIHDDFFKKEYESKKRVFYPQAPMVCEVFEKVE; encoded by the coding sequence ATGAAACAAGAAGTAAAAGAATTTTGGCGTAATTTTTGTCAAAAGCATAATTGGGATGAGAGTACCAAGTTTGATGCTTGGTCATTTGGTACAGACAAAAACGGTTTAGCTGATAAAGTCAACCGTGGTATCAAAACTGCGACTACCTTTGCTTATGAATTTTACGAAGATAGGCCATTGCCTCAAGTGGGGGAATTGAGTGTTATTCTTGATGAGGCTGGTAAACCAGTTTGCGTGGTTCGTGAAAAAGTTGTGGAGATTGTCCCCTACAATCAGATTTCCGCTGAACATGCTTATCATGAAGGCGATGGTACCTACAAAAATTGGCGACAAATTCACGATGATTTTTTCAAGAAAGAATATGAAAGTAAAAAACGCGTTTTTTATCCGCAAGCGCCAATGGTTTGTGAGGTTTTTGAAAAAGTTGAATAA
- a CDS encoding cytidine deaminase family protein, whose translation MDQQWQKMYEAASQVQRFHQIGEHMEAGGVAAAVLSESGKIYTGVCVDTACGLGVCAERNALFNMITQGETKVSRVLALMSNGKNGAPCGACREFIVQLMEKDYQNVEVMMDYRHDRVVKMSELTPEWWL comes from the coding sequence ATGGATCAGCAATGGCAAAAAATGTATGAAGCTGCTAGCCAAGTGCAGAGGTTTCATCAAATTGGCGAACATATGGAAGCTGGCGGGGTAGCTGCAGCTGTTTTAAGTGAGTCAGGAAAAATTTATACAGGAGTTTGCGTTGATACGGCATGTGGTCTTGGAGTATGTGCTGAACGAAATGCTCTTTTTAACATGATTACGCAGGGCGAAACGAAGGTGTCCCGTGTCTTAGCCCTAATGTCAAATGGCAAAAATGGCGCGCCATGCGGAGCATGCCGTGAATTTATCGTCCAGTTGATGGAAAAAGATTACCAGAATGTTGAAGTAATGATGGATTATCGGCATGATAGGGTAGTAAAAATGAGCGAATTGACGCCAGAATGGTGGTTATAA
- a CDS encoding GNAT family N-acetyltransferase, whose protein sequence is MKIVFSQIQQLSQKNAEIIATKWHYDGEYSFYDMENDQEDYDEIITPELRKHYFEVLADDGQLTAFFCLDPIEDRNGQVEVGLGMAPELTGHGLGIKLMQMIEDYVKQIGKYHKIILSVAEFNKRAQKVYQRAGYRITGSEDEASNGGIYRFILMAKEIKK, encoded by the coding sequence ATGAAAATAGTTTTTAGCCAAATTCAGCAATTATCGCAAAAAAATGCAGAAATAATTGCTACTAAATGGCATTATGATGGTGAATATTCCTTTTATGATATGGAAAATGACCAGGAAGATTACGATGAAATTATTACGCCTGAATTGCGAAAACATTACTTTGAAGTTTTGGCAGATGATGGCCAGCTGACAGCCTTCTTTTGTTTAGATCCGATTGAAGATAGGAATGGTCAGGTTGAAGTTGGACTAGGAATGGCGCCGGAGTTAACGGGACATGGCCTTGGCATAAAGTTAATGCAAATGATTGAAGACTATGTGAAGCAAATCGGAAAGTACCATAAAATTATTTTATCGGTTGCTGAATTCAATAAGCGGGCGCAAAAAGTTTACCAACGAGCAGGCTATCGCATTACTGGGTCAGAAGACGAGGCTTCTAATGGCGGTATTTATCGCTTTATTTTAATGGCAAAAGAAATAAAGAAATAA
- a CDS encoding SDR family oxidoreductase — protein MDNNLSNPLTRYRNEEFSEQSQDYPGLQSKMDPKPDGDMADYEGHELLIGRHALVTGGDSGIGRAVAIGFAKEGADVAISFLPDEEEDAKEVAELIEKAGRKAVLLPADLRKRGEAERVVNDAVKEFGSLELLVMNAAIQQHSDSLEELSLDSVHDTFEVNIISMFEMTKAAVPHMKPGSVILTSTSVQGFRPTPILLDYASTKAAIANFSINLAQELASKGIRVNSVAPGPIWTPLQVCGGQPKSGVPSFGHEEPLDRAGQPDELAPIYIFLASNLASYVTGQVYGATGGQGINL, from the coding sequence ATGGATAATAATTTATCAAACCCGTTAACTCGCTACCGCAATGAAGAATTTTCAGAGCAATCACAAGACTACCCTGGACTTCAAAGCAAGATGGATCCTAAACCTGATGGTGATATGGCTGATTATGAAGGTCATGAATTACTAATTGGGCGCCACGCTCTAGTAACTGGCGGCGATTCCGGAATTGGTCGTGCGGTAGCAATTGGTTTTGCTAAAGAAGGCGCTGATGTTGCTATTTCATTCTTGCCAGATGAGGAAGAAGATGCCAAAGAAGTTGCCGAGTTGATCGAAAAGGCCGGTCGCAAGGCAGTTTTGCTTCCAGCAGATTTACGTAAACGCGGTGAAGCTGAACGTGTTGTTAATGATGCTGTAAAAGAATTTGGTAGCTTGGAATTATTGGTTATGAATGCTGCCATCCAGCAACACTCTGACAGTTTAGAAGAACTGTCCCTTGATAGCGTCCATGATACTTTTGAAGTTAATATTATTTCGATGTTTGAAATGACAAAGGCTGCAGTTCCACATATGAAACCAGGTAGTGTCATTTTAACTTCTACTTCAGTTCAAGGATTCCGGCCAACGCCAATTTTATTGGATTATGCTTCCACCAAGGCAGCGATTGCTAACTTTTCAATTAACCTTGCACAAGAACTTGCTTCAAAGGGAATTCGGGTTAACAGTGTTGCTCCTGGTCCTATTTGGACACCATTACAAGTTTGTGGTGGTCAGCCAAAATCTGGTGTACCTAGCTTTGGTCATGAAGAGCCACTCGATAGAGCAGGTCAACCTGATGAATTAGCTCCTATTTATATCTTCTTAGCATCCAATTTGGCTAGTTATGTTACTGGTCAAGTATATGGTGCAACTGGTGGACAAGGAATTAATTTGTAA
- a CDS encoding DUF805 domain-containing protein, whose product MFNFSGVASLGEYWIPVIINTLLGFVLTWIVQTILGHSIEDIYTWGDWSAKTGSLVISFIVWLATLSLSIRRLHDTNRTGWWILINILPFIGQIWFVILMLWPSLPNNY is encoded by the coding sequence ATTTTCAACTTTTCTGGGGTTGCAAGTTTGGGTGAATATTGGATTCCCGTAATTATTAACACACTTCTAGGATTTGTTTTAACCTGGATTGTGCAAACAATTTTAGGTCATTCCATTGAAGATATTTATACTTGGGGTGACTGGAGTGCTAAGACAGGTTCACTAGTTATTAGTTTTATTGTTTGGCTTGCCACTTTATCACTAAGCATTCGGCGTTTACATGATACTAACCGCACGGGTTGGTGGATTTTAATTAATATCCTGCCGTTTATCGGCCAGATCTGGTTTGTGATATTAATGCTCTGGCCTTCACTTCCAAATAATTATTAA
- a CDS encoding MerR family transcriptional regulator — protein sequence MKKYQIKDVSDLLGVSTYTLRYYEKIGLLNFVKRNKSGVREFEASDLITINTIICLKQTGMPLKEIKKYLKLVGEGIDTAEQRKAMFLQQRQKVTEEIAALKKSMKIIDRKINFYDEAIKEQSLDVCRDDRKKWLEGILAGKEKVQ from the coding sequence ATGAAAAAATACCAAATCAAGGATGTAAGTGATTTGCTCGGAGTTAGTACTTACACTTTGCGCTATTATGAGAAAATTGGTTTACTCAACTTTGTAAAGCGAAATAAAAGTGGTGTTCGTGAATTTGAAGCCAGCGACTTAATTACTATCAATACCATTATTTGCCTGAAACAAACCGGTATGCCACTAAAAGAAATCAAAAAATACCTAAAGCTAGTTGGAGAGGGTATTGATACGGCTGAGCAGCGAAAAGCAATGTTTCTGCAGCAACGACAAAAGGTAACGGAAGAGATCGCTGCTTTAAAAAAATCAATGAAAATAATAGATCGCAAAATTAATTTTTATGATGAAGCAATTAAAGAGCAGAGCTTAGATGTTTGCCGCGATGACCGCAAAAAATGGTTAGAAGGAATTTTGGCTGGAAAAGAAAAAGTGCAATAA
- a CDS encoding NAD(P)H-binding protein, whose amino-acid sequence MKLLILAANGQIARLVENRLLTEPEFQDINLTVGLRNAQRLANLKPKVKVMEVDLTNANEVNDAVNGQDMVFVAVVDHTAGNVITKNVISAMKNNHVSRVIFTNILGIYNEVGGEFGRWNHEYTLPGLQTAINSDKLLAESGLQYTTLRLPWLNDRNEIKYTITTHDEPYVGVSGSRQSIADAILKIIRDPNLYVNDSIGIADPATQGEDRPVY is encoded by the coding sequence ATGAAATTATTAATTTTAGCAGCAAACGGTCAAATAGCACGTTTAGTTGAAAATCGTCTTTTAACTGAGCCAGAATTCCAAGATATCAATTTGACGGTTGGCTTGCGCAACGCCCAAAGACTGGCAAATTTAAAACCTAAGGTAAAAGTAATGGAAGTTGACTTAACTAATGCTAACGAAGTAAATGATGCCGTCAACGGCCAAGACATGGTTTTTGTAGCAGTAGTTGATCATACCGCGGGCAATGTTATTACTAAAAATGTAATTAGTGCCATGAAAAATAACCATGTTTCACGTGTAATATTTACTAATATTTTGGGCATTTACAATGAAGTTGGCGGCGAATTTGGTCGGTGGAATCACGAATACACATTGCCCGGTTTGCAAACTGCAATTAATTCGGATAAGCTGCTTGCCGAGTCCGGCCTGCAGTATACTACCCTGCGTTTGCCATGGCTCAATGATCGAAATGAAATTAAATATACCATTACTACTCATGATGAACCGTATGTAGGTGTTTCGGGTTCTCGTCAAAGCATTGCAGACGCTATTTTAAAAATAATTCGGGACCCAAATCTCTACGTTAACGATAGTATTGGCATTGCTGATCCAGCAACCCAAGGTGAAGATCGACCAGTATATTAA
- a CDS encoding zinc-dependent alcohol dehydrogenase family protein, which yields MKAGTFIKPGKVELKDYPMPELKLENDAIIKIVRSCVCGSDLWWFRGISQRKANSTTGHEAIGIVEQVGAEVTQVKPGDFVIAPFTHGCGHCAACLAGFDGNCFNQGNEINGGYQGEYLKFHNANWALVKIPGKPSDYTAEQLNDFLALADVMATGYHAAASAEVKTGDTTVVFGDGAVGLCGVIAAKLRGAKRIIAMSRHQDRQKLAVEFGATDIVPERGDEAVKRVLELTNGNGADSVLECVGTKQSIQTALQVGRPGAIVGRVGVPQNPAIDTTALFWKNIGLRGGIAPVTTYDRDILLDAVLSGKIHPGRVFTKSFKLAQIQEAYEAMDQREAIKSLLIVNQ from the coding sequence GTGAAAGCAGGAACATTTATTAAACCAGGCAAAGTAGAATTAAAAGACTACCCGATGCCAGAATTAAAATTAGAAAATGATGCAATTATCAAAATCGTCCGCTCTTGTGTCTGTGGCTCAGACTTGTGGTGGTTCCGTGGCATATCGCAGCGCAAGGCAAATTCGACTACCGGACACGAAGCAATTGGTATTGTTGAGCAAGTTGGTGCTGAAGTAACTCAAGTTAAACCCGGCGATTTTGTTATCGCCCCTTTTACGCACGGATGTGGACATTGTGCCGCATGCTTAGCAGGGTTTGATGGTAATTGTTTTAATCAGGGAAACGAAATTAACGGTGGTTACCAAGGAGAATACCTCAAGTTTCACAATGCTAATTGGGCCCTAGTAAAAATCCCCGGCAAGCCTTCTGATTATACTGCTGAGCAGCTAAATGACTTTTTAGCATTAGCAGATGTCATGGCTACTGGCTACCATGCAGCTGCTAGCGCAGAAGTAAAAACTGGCGACACAACAGTCGTTTTCGGTGATGGTGCAGTTGGCTTATGCGGTGTAATCGCAGCTAAACTACGTGGTGCAAAACGAATCATTGCCATGAGTAGGCACCAAGATCGGCAAAAATTAGCTGTTGAATTTGGTGCAACTGATATTGTGCCAGAGCGTGGTGACGAGGCTGTCAAGCGGGTATTAGAGCTAACTAACGGTAATGGCGCCGATTCGGTTTTAGAATGCGTTGGTACAAAACAGTCAATTCAAACTGCACTGCAAGTTGGTCGTCCTGGCGCAATTGTTGGCCGTGTAGGTGTGCCTCAGAACCCAGCAATTGATACAACCGCTTTATTCTGGAAAAATATTGGTTTGCGTGGTGGTATTGCCCCCGTTACTACTTATGACCGCGATATTCTGCTTGATGCGGTTTTAAGCGGTAAAATTCATCCCGGTAGAGTTTTTACCAAGAGTTTTAAATTGGCACAAATCCAAGAAGCCTATGAAGCAATGGATCAACGTGAAGCAATTAAATCTTTATTAATCGTTAACCAATAA
- a CDS encoding flavodoxin family protein: MNASQNRSGTTSRMGQNYLNGRKYQQINLVDYKIYQINQSYSDDQFDEVFAKLQQADWIILGTPAYWHYMSGYLKTFIERIGQSKDFNTLAGKKISVFIQGTDPTDAIKPVTDVIARFASVANMNFVDIQEQFIN, from the coding sequence ATTAACGCTAGTCAAAACCGTTCAGGAACTACTAGTCGCATGGGTCAAAATTATTTAAATGGCCGAAAATACCAGCAAATCAATCTTGTTGATTATAAAATCTACCAAATTAATCAAAGCTATTCTGACGACCAATTTGACGAGGTTTTTGCAAAATTACAACAAGCTGATTGGATTATTCTCGGTACCCCAGCCTATTGGCACTATATGAGCGGCTATCTAAAAACATTCATTGAAAGAATCGGTCAAAGCAAAGATTTTAATACTTTAGCCGGTAAAAAAATTTCTGTTTTTATCCAAGGGACTGATCCAACAGATGCCATTAAGCCAGTAACTGATGTTATCGCCCGTTTTGCCTCTGTTGCCAACATGAACTTTGTTGATATTCAAGAACAATTTATTAATTAA
- a CDS encoding flavodoxin family protein: MNKKFNLLKKLAIFLAIIGLVAGTAVITTRLNSDSSSVTAKSKAKKKFVKPRQTNQGARRVFINASQNKDGNTANLAKKLFGSSSYKQINLVDYRIPQIGQGDGDFPKVWNQLKGADVIVIGTPVYWSNMSGYLKTFIDHLNINNDLKGSDLYVIVQGADSNQTLAINSTYGTLNRVSKRFGLNFVGIAQTNSQANTLHNKMIGKK; the protein is encoded by the coding sequence ATGAATAAGAAGTTTAATCTGCTGAAAAAACTGGCAATTTTTTTAGCAATCATTGGCCTAGTAGCAGGAACAGCCGTAATCACAACACGCTTAAATTCTGATTCTAGTTCTGTTACGGCCAAATCCAAAGCAAAAAAGAAATTTGTTAAGCCGCGCCAAACTAATCAAGGTGCCAGACGGGTATTTATTAACGCTAGTCAAAATAAAGATGGTAATACGGCCAATCTTGCCAAAAAACTATTTGGAAGCAGCTCATACAAACAAATTAATTTAGTCGATTACCGCATTCCCCAAATCGGCCAAGGAGATGGCGACTTCCCTAAAGTATGGAACCAATTAAAAGGTGCCGATGTTATCGTTATCGGAACTCCTGTTTATTGGTCAAATATGTCGGGCTATTTAAAAACTTTTATTGACCACCTAAACATCAATAATGACCTTAAAGGCAGTGATTTATACGTTATTGTCCAAGGAGCTGACAGTAACCAAACTTTGGCTATTAATTCAACTTATGGAACACTAAACCGTGTTTCTAAAAGATTTGGTCTGAATTTTGTTGGTATCGCACAGACAAACTCACAGGCAAATACTTTACACAATAAGATGATTGGCAAAAAATAA
- a CDS encoding MalY/PatB family protein: MQTNYDFTNAPDRSKTDSIKWDVEPGELPMSLADMDFQTAPEIIAAMKEKINLKAFGYEWPGAAYFNAVADWYDKEHSHRPDPDWMIFTTGVVPAISSIVRRVSHLGDNILVQEPVYNVFYNSIENNGRHVLASDLHFTGENYQIDWQDLEQKLALPLTTLMIFCNPHNPIGKVWTKQEVQKIADLCLKHHVVLLSDEIHGDLIRTGKDYTPAFAVNGVSRENIISLVSPSKTFNVAALHAATVIIPNDNLREIVNRGLNSDELAEPNLLAIPGTIAAYTEGQSWRQALIAQLNDNFTYATNFIAKNLPELKVITGDATYLMWLDVQQVSHNSAELAQFLRQETGLIVSPGNIYRGNGADFLRINLACPLAMVQDGLQRLSDGIKKYQSNKKSSK, from the coding sequence ATGCAAACAAATTACGATTTTACCAATGCACCGGACAGAAGCAAGACGGATTCTATTAAGTGGGATGTTGAGCCAGGAGAACTACCAATGTCTTTGGCTGATATGGATTTTCAAACCGCTCCGGAAATTATTGCAGCGATGAAGGAAAAAATTAACTTAAAAGCATTTGGCTATGAATGGCCTGGTGCTGCTTATTTCAATGCCGTTGCAGATTGGTATGATAAAGAGCACAGCCACCGCCCTGATCCTGATTGGATGATTTTTACAACTGGCGTTGTGCCCGCTATTTCTTCAATTGTACGTCGTGTTAGCCACCTAGGCGATAATATCTTAGTACAAGAACCGGTTTATAATGTCTTTTACAATTCGATTGAAAACAATGGTCGTCACGTTCTAGCAAGTGATTTGCATTTTACTGGTGAAAATTATCAGATTGATTGGCAGGACCTTGAGCAAAAGCTGGCATTACCATTAACAACGCTAATGATTTTTTGTAATCCGCATAATCCGATTGGCAAGGTCTGGACAAAGCAAGAAGTTCAAAAAATAGCAGATTTATGTCTTAAGCATCACGTGGTACTTTTGTCAGATGAAATCCATGGCGATCTAATCAGAACTGGCAAAGATTATACACCGGCGTTTGCTGTTAATGGTGTTTCACGTGAAAACATTATTTCGCTAGTTTCTCCTAGTAAAACTTTTAACGTTGCAGCACTTCATGCAGCGACTGTGATTATCCCTAATGATAATTTACGTGAAATTGTTAATCGGGGTCTTAATAGCGATGAATTGGCTGAGCCAAATTTACTTGCAATTCCAGGTACTATTGCCGCCTATACTGAGGGGCAGAGCTGGCGCCAAGCTTTAATCGCTCAGCTTAACGATAATTTCACCTATGCCACTAATTTTATTGCCAAAAATCTACCTGAGCTTAAGGTAATTACGGGAGATGCCACGTATTTAATGTGGCTTGATGTTCAACAAGTTAGTCATAATTCAGCAGAATTAGCGCAGTTCTTACGCCAGGAAACTGGACTAATTGTTTCACCAGGGAATATTTATCGTGGTAATGGCGCTGACTTTTTGCGGATTAACTTGGCTTGTCCACTAGCAATGGTTCAAGACGGTTTGCAGCGCTTAAGTGATGGCATAAAGAAATATCAAAGTAATAAAAAATCCAGCAAATAA
- a CDS encoding DUF3737 family protein, whose protein sequence is MNNIRDHYFEGERILFGLSNSEIENVTFGHGESPLKEAKGIKLKNSVFKWKYPLWYDNDIRVENTVFETMARSGIWYTKNISIYNSAMQAPKLFRRSEKIVLDRVHFANAEETMWTCRKIKVTNSQINGDYFGKDSSDIYLDNVSVVGNYVFDGAKNIEVHNSTFISKDAFWNCENVTVYDSTIDGEYLAWNSKNVKFINCKIQSSQGLNYIDNLVLTNVSLTHTDLAFEYVSNLDADIVTKIDSVKNPISGKIAAPCIGKLIMDPAKINPAKTKINCAKIEVKVARSDQNQKPKE, encoded by the coding sequence ATGAATAATATTAGAGACCACTATTTTGAGGGTGAAAGAATTCTTTTTGGCTTGAGTAACAGTGAAATAGAAAATGTTACTTTTGGTCATGGCGAATCGCCGCTTAAAGAAGCAAAAGGGATTAAACTAAAGAATTCCGTTTTTAAATGGAAATATCCTTTATGGTATGACAATGATATTAGGGTTGAAAACACGGTTTTTGAAACGATGGCTCGCAGTGGTATTTGGTATACCAAAAATATCTCAATTTATAATTCAGCTATGCAAGCTCCTAAATTGTTTCGGCGTTCTGAAAAAATTGTTCTTGACCGTGTGCACTTTGCCAATGCTGAAGAAACGATGTGGACGTGCCGAAAAATTAAAGTCACTAATAGTCAAATTAACGGGGACTATTTCGGCAAAGACAGCAGTGACATTTATTTAGATAATGTTAGTGTAGTAGGCAATTACGTTTTTGATGGTGCCAAAAACATTGAGGTTCACAATTCGACTTTTATTTCTAAGGATGCTTTTTGGAATTGTGAAAACGTAACGGTCTATGATTCAACTATTGATGGTGAATATCTAGCCTGGAATAGTAAAAACGTCAAATTTATTAACTGTAAAATTCAAAGCAGTCAGGGACTAAATTATATCGACAATTTGGTCTTGACGAATGTAAGTCTGACTCATACTGATTTAGCCTTTGAATATGTTTCTAACCTTGATGCGGATATTGTGACTAAAATCGATAGTGTAAAAAACCCAATTTCTGGTAAAATAGCTGCGCCATGCATAGGTAAATTGATTATGGATCCGGCTAAAATAAATCCTGCGAAGACTAAAATAAACTGTGCTAAGATTGAAGTAAAAGTAGCTCGTTCAGATCAAAATCAGAAACCAAAGGAATGA
- a CDS encoding nucleoside triphosphate pyrophosphohydrolase — translation MKKLVRDKIPEFAKDANYRHLTQSEIEPALKKKLIEETGEVVNATSGTNLIEELGDVYEVIRAYLEFKGVSQEEFLKIVGQKRAEKGGFTEFIEMETKN, via the coding sequence ATGAAAAAATTAGTTAGAGATAAAATACCTGAATTTGCTAAAGATGCTAATTATCGTCATCTTACACAAAGTGAAATTGAACCAGCTCTAAAGAAAAAATTGATTGAAGAAACTGGAGAAGTTGTCAACGCAACAAGTGGGACTAATTTGATTGAAGAGCTAGGTGATGTTTATGAAGTTATCAGGGCCTATTTGGAGTTTAAGGGTGTTAGCCAAGAGGAATTTCTAAAAATAGTTGGTCAAAAACGAGCTGAAAAGGGTGGCTTTACTGAATTTATTGAAATGGAAACTAAAAACTAA